In a genomic window of Apium graveolens cultivar Ventura unplaced genomic scaffold, ASM990537v1 ctg5800, whole genome shotgun sequence:
- the LOC141702844 gene encoding uncharacterized protein LOC141702844: MTKKSPAHDSDVVAGMDWLSLYKENIDCKKKRVVMYTTDNKRISYQGQRQDKKFLPVLQAKKLLRQGCEAYLAHVVDTKKETPTLDEIPIVREFPDVFPEELPGLLPDREIKFSIDLIPGAEPVSKAPYRMAPVEIKELAKQLQELLNK, translated from the exons atgaccaagaaatctCCGGCTCATGATTccgatgtagttgcag gcatggattggttgtctctgtATAAGGAAAACATTGATTgcaagaaaaagagagttgttatgtataccACAGATAATAAgaggatcagttaccaagggcagaggcaagacAAGAAGTTCCTCCCAGTATTACAAGCAAAAAAATTATTGCGGCAAGGGTGTGAagcgtatttggctcatgtggtggatacgaagaaagaaaCCCCTACCttggatgagattcccatagtAAGAGAATTTCCCGACGTCTTTCCAGAGGAATTACCAGGATTACTACCTGATCGAGAGATAaagttctccattgatttgatacctggagccGAACCAGTGTCCAAAGCTCCATATAGAATGGCTCCAGTGGAAATAAAAGAATTGGCcaagcaacttcaggaactattgaATAAATGA